The Arvicola amphibius chromosome 11, mArvAmp1.2, whole genome shotgun sequence genome has a segment encoding these proteins:
- the LOC119826052 gene encoding uncharacterized protein LOC119826052, whose translation MTLNSYLFKDEKEENSKPIGRYPIPYKKDLPFDIVELMEEMERKIGFLPNVFKVLSYRPLEFRAFFAYYNAIYNKETGRLSKADKELIIIVTSLGDKCLYSVVVHSAMYRVYSKNPGLSDQVCINWRKSDLPAREKAMIEFALAVSQADDITDDHFKKLEVHGFSREDAWDIATITAFYAMANRLVHFIDIIPNKGYYSLGRDKDAKQTEKELTAPKG comes from the exons ATGACCCTGAATTCTTACCTTTtcaaagatgagaaagaagaaaattccaaACCCATTGGTCGTTACCCTATTCCCTATAAGAAGGACCTGCCCTTTGACATCGTAGAGCTcatggaggagatggaaagaaag ATAGGATTTTTACCAAATGTATTTAAAGTGTTGTCTTACCGGCCTTTGGAATTCAGAGCTTTCTTTGCTTACTACAATGCCATCTATAATAAAGAAACAG gtCGGCTCAGCAAAGCTGACAAGGAACTCATCATCATAGTGACCAGCCTGGGTGACAAGTGCCTATACAGCGTTGTTGTCCACAGCGCCATGTACAGGGTCTACTCAAAGAACCCAGGACTCTCTGACCAG GTCTGTATAAACTGGAGAAAGTCTGACCTCCCTGCTCGAGAAAAAGCCATGATAGAGTTTGCACTTGCTGTTTCCCAAGCTGATGACATAACAGATGACCATTTCAAAAAGCTTGAAGTGCATGGCTTCAGTAGAGAAGATGCCTGGGACATAGCTACCATCACAGCTTTCTACGCTATGGCCAACCGCCTTGTTCACTTTATCGACATCATTCCTAACAAGGGGTACTATTCACTGGGCAGAGACAAGGATGCTAAACAGACAGAGAAGGAACTTACTGCTCCGAAAGGATAA